A single genomic interval of Gossypium raimondii isolate GPD5lz chromosome 11, ASM2569854v1, whole genome shotgun sequence harbors:
- the LOC128034769 gene encoding uncharacterized protein LOC128034769 → MQGISDVAPIQVTKQVDVPTFGCEICSNNHSYENCPQHAENSFYVSNIRKNSYGTCYNNSARNQQSWGTQNAGQNATTFQYGNISTQEAIVQGNSSSIRALEAQLGQLTSNLNTRPLGTLPSDTKNPIPRWKEHCKAITLRSGKETGEPTTDSTVAPQDTGEVIPSEKVEFEELVDVPNKEVPQIVTHMPNELLFKKKKLSDMETIALTEGCSAVLTNKLPPKMKEAGSFTIPCSIGNHYLGKALCDLGASINLMPLSTFRKLGIGNMKPTAVRLQIAERSLAQPEGKIQDILVRVDKFIFLANFIILDCKVDKKVPIILGRPFLAIGRTLIDVYNGELTILFNDEHITVNVLDDLNQEEFNDQSAILFEEFAVTFNDEFLDNCDSIVEVNNIELKHGWKIESLDLANRTTLIFKPSINEAPTLELKPLPTHLKYVFSW, encoded by the exons atgcaagggatTAGTGacgttgcacctatacaagtcactaaacaagttgatgttcctacctTTGGTTGTGAGATTTGCAGTAACAACCACAGTTATGAAAATTGTCCACAACATGCAGAGAATTCCTTTTATGTTAGTAACATTCGCAAAAATTCTTATGGCACCTGTTATAATAATTCTGCACGTAATCAGCAGTCTTGGGGAACTCAGAATGCTGGACAAAATGCGACGACATTCCAATATGGGAATATATCTACTCAAG AAGCTATTGtgcaagggaattcatcttctatTCGAGCATTGGAGgcacaattaggacaacttACTTCGAATCTAAATACTCGACCACTGGGCACACTACCTAGTGACACGAAAAATCCCATTCCAAGGTGGAAAGAACACTGCAAGGCTATCACTCTCAGGAGTGGTAAAGAAACTGGAGAGCCGACTACAGACTCTACTGTAGCACCTCAAGATACTGGTGAAGTGATCCCTAGTGAGAAGGTTGAATTTGAAGAGCTTGTTGATGTACCAAATAAAGAAGTTCCACaaattgtcactcatatgcctaac gaGCTCTTGTTTAAGAAGAAGAAACTCAGTGATAtggaaactattgcactcacagaAGGCTGTAGTGCTGTTTTGACAAATAAGTTACCCCCCAAAATGAAAGAGGCTGGGAGTtttactatcccatgttcaattggaaatcattatttGGGCAAGGCTTTATGTGACTTGGGAGCTAGCATCAACCTAATGCCATTATCTACTTTCAGAAAGTTGGGGATTGGTAACATGAAACCTACTGCAGTGAGATTGCAAATAGCTGAACGATCCTTGGCTCAACCTGAAGGGAAAATTCAAGATATCTTAGTTCGtgtggataaattcatttttctggCTAATTTTATCATACTAGATTGCAAGGTAGACAAGAAGGTTCCCATTATCTTAGgacgaccatttttagccatCGGGCgaactcttattgatgtttacaaCGGTGAACTGACCATACTATTTAATGATGAGCACATTACTGTCAATGTGCTAGATGATCTAAATCAAGaagaattcaatgaccaaagcGCAATACTTTTTGAGGAGTTTGCAGTGACATTTAATGATGAATTCTTAGATAATTGTGACAGCATAGTTGAAGTAAATAATATTGAACTCAAGCATGGATGGAAGATTGAGTCCTTAGACTTAGCCAATAGAACAACTCTAATTTTCAAGCCATCTATCAACGAAGCTCCTACTCtagaattgaaaccactacctacTCATCTTAAATACGTCTTTTCTTGGTGA